In the Gorilla gorilla gorilla isolate KB3781 chromosome 10, NHGRI_mGorGor1-v2.1_pri, whole genome shotgun sequence genome, one interval contains:
- the LOC134756551 gene encoding uncharacterized protein isoform X2: protein MEPETSALSRLSDDLHPSPAAFHEINTEFSEESIIYSDLKVHCSSNIQNGKIAKTLKTKVHCLEEILNKATIETAHCNIISQNKGNWSSSEEN from the exons ATGGAACCAGAGACATCAGCACTGTCCAGGCTCTCTGATGATCTTCATCCTTCGCCAGCGGCATTTCATGAAATAAATACAG agTTTTCTGAGGAAAGTATAATATACTCAGACCTCAAAGTTCATTGTTCTTCAAATATCCAGAATGGAAAAATAGCTaaaactttgaaaacaaaag TTCATTGTCTTGAAGAGATCCTGAATAAGGCAACCATTGAGACTGCACATTGCAACATAATATCACAAAACAAAG GTAATTGGTCTTCCTCTGAAGAAAACTGA
- the LOC134756551 gene encoding uncharacterized protein isoform X1: MEPETSALSRLSDDLHPSPAAFHEINTEFSEESIIYSDLKVHCSSNIQNGKIAKTLKTKVSPWCIVAVIFAFLYLIALVIVAAMVAKIHCLEEILNKATIETAHCNIISQNKGNWSSSEEN, translated from the exons ATGGAACCAGAGACATCAGCACTGTCCAGGCTCTCTGATGATCTTCATCCTTCGCCAGCGGCATTTCATGAAATAAATACAG agTTTTCTGAGGAAAGTATAATATACTCAGACCTCAAAGTTCATTGTTCTTCAAATATCCAGAATGGAAAAATAGCTaaaactttgaaaacaaaag TGTCTCCATGGTGCATTGTTGCTGTGATATTTGCCTTCCTTTATTTAATCGCTCTGGTAATAGTTGCAGCTATGGTAGCTAAGA TTCATTGTCTTGAAGAGATCCTGAATAAGGCAACCATTGAGACTGCACATTGCAACATAATATCACAAAACAAAG GTAATTGGTCTTCCTCTGAAGAAAACTGA